The nucleotide window ATGTCTCGATGATGAACTTGTTGACTGGCAACTCACCATGTACAGTTATCCTGACGAGTACGCTCCCATTGACGAGACCTACAATCCATCCATTCACCGAATCAACCATGCCATCAAGCAGCGCGCTGTGCATCCAGAGGAGCCGGTGACAGAAACCCCGGCTGAGCTGTTAAAGTTCTCCACGCCACCAGAGTACGTGATGGCAAAAATCCAGGGACAAATCAATGCGCTTGTAGATGCGGCAGAAGTCAAAAAAGGTATGACACGATCCGCGATGTGCTTCGTTGCCGTGCTAACATGTCCAAGTACCGCCAAAAGCAAAGGGCAGGCGGAATCGGGAAACTGTCAAGCCCATCTCCGGTCTGGACGTGGATGCCCTGCTTGGCGGGGAGAGAAAGGGGCGGATATCTCGAGAGAACCCAGTCCCAGACTTCAAACGAGCACTCGCCGTGGCAGAGGAGGTCGGAGAgatcgaggacgcggcgaAGCAGATGGGGGCCATCGTGCGATCGCTGGTTACAGACAGCTTTGGCGACAGCAAGTACGCCCAGGCCATGGAGTGCATCGGCACAATGCGCGACGAGTTGACCGATCTCGAAGAGCCAGATGTGTACAATTCCTTCGTGCGCGACCTGAAGAAGGGCCTGTTATCTGGCGCGCTTGGTGGCGACAGGAGGGATTTCTGGTTCAAGGTTCGCTGGTCACGACAGGGACTTATCGAGCAAGATCAGTCCGAGGTCTCCAAGGTCACACATGAAGAAGCTGAGGAGGTATGGTCCCCGATACCCATCATCAAAGACGCTTGACGGACGCCCTCTGACATCAGACGAACAGTTTTACAAGTCCAGATAGCAGTGGTTTCTTGCCGGCGCCTGTGGAAAGTCTACCGAATGTTAGGGCAAAATTTGAGCAAGCGTGTGCTTCTTGGGAACAAAACGTCGCCGATCAATCAACCGAATCCACAAACAGTACTCGAGCCGAGCTGCGTATTGAGGAAATCGTGTTGTGTGCCTTTGGTGCTGCGATCAGGGCACGTCGGTGGTTGCCCGGTTGCCTGGACAGTCTCGCTACTCTGGGTCACGACCGGGCCGCCGTTTGCAACTGCGAACCCTGCGCCAGTCCCTCTTTCCCACAGCCCGCCCGTGCAATCTGTGATTCATCGCCACAGTGACTTGCAACTCGTaccccttcttctccgaTCCGCAAACGCTCACACTGCCTCCTCTCATCCCAGCACACTGTGATTTCTCCAGAGCCTTTTACACCCACACTCGTCAGCATTGAAATCTTTATTCCACCGCAACTCCTTGTACTCGCCCGACAGCGCAGACATGGTGACCTACAAAAGACCCGACAACGAGCTCATTGGACGCATGAACCGCCTTAGTATGGCTTTGGGCACAGAGGTCACTCTGTGTCCCAGAGACGAGaccgatggtgatggcgacaATGACCCTGCCCCGAATGATACGAAGAAGGACGAGATGGACTGGGAGCAGTCGCAATTCGTGACTTCCGAGGTCACCATGTCCATCACGCGAGCGGTAGATGAGGGTATGAGACTCGATGAGAGAGCATCCAGGACTACGAGAGTTCGGGCCGATACTGCCAGCTCATCTGGTCTCTTTTGTCCTTGGAAGACGATTAAGGCATATCCGTATCGGTTCATTGGAAAGCGCAACCGACCACGGGTAGGTGTCCGCGCACGCGCCTTCATTTGATGGAGCTAATAGACTAAACGCAGGCTGTTCCGTTCTTCGAGGACATCCTGAAAGGCAGACTTTGGGACTTGTGAGTACCTTGGAtgcgcgacgagccgacTTCGAGCAGATCTGACTTGGCAAGCTACTACCTCCATGACCCGCGCAATCCGGACAAGAAGCCGCACCTGCTCGTGCCAACCGTCCAGTTTGAGGCCTTCCTCTGCGGAATTAATCGAGAGCTCGACACGCAGCTGACCATACCACCGGGCCAAAATCGCCACAAGTTCGGCTTCAACTTTGAAGAACGTGGTCgcatgccgcggccgcggtaTCTTGCACGCTCGGAGAACCAGGACAGTCTGCAACACATCGACTGGCCGAAATTTGCCGAAGAGGACGCGGTAGGCTTCAATGAGGCCTCCGAAGCGGACCAAGCGGCTTTCGTTAAGGAGTTTGACCGGCTCCTCGTGCCAAACCCCATTACCCACTCTGAAAGAACCCTCGATCGGGCGAGGCAAAAGGCGTTCGATCGACGGGCAATGATGGAGCAGGTGCAGAAGCATCTGGGGCTTGAGCTAACGGAGGATACTCTTCGTCTCCGGCCCGTCTTTATTTGCGTAGATatcgaggcgctggaggaTCCCCCTCATCCCGTTTCCGAGGTGGGCATTGCCATCTTGGACGCGGAAAAGATTCGAATCATTGGGTCAGGCACGAGTGGCTCGAACTGGTGGCCTTCCGTCAAATGCATCCATCTTCGAACAGAAGAGTACCGCGACTTGAAGAACCACAAATATGTGCAAGGCTGCCCGCGCGACTTCAACTTTGGGTAAGACGTGCCGTCGAGGCTGTATTTTTTCTCGTCTGAGGCGTTGACACAGCTTTCAGGGCGAGCCTTTTCCCGAGGCAAGAGGACCTAGCCCTCCATATCCGCCGGATAGTCGGCCGAATCAgcgatgacggccgccgcgacctgTTGTTCGTTGCCCATGACACAAAGCAGGATCTCAAGTTCCTTCACCGCATCGGCGTCGACTTTATGGCACTGCCTGGTGTCGTAGGGGAGATTGATACAGTTACATTGCATCAGGAGTGGCGCAATTCAAACGACGCCCGGAGCCTGCGCACTATGCTGTCGGATCTCGGCATCGACTACAGCAACCTGCACAACGCGGGCAACGACGCAATGTACACCATGCGTGCCATGCTGGGTCTCGCGACAGAGGCTTTGCGCAAGAGCTCGGCAGAGGCTCGGGGAGAAAAGTACGTGCCTCATTTCTGGCTGACTGGTTCTCGCTGGGAGGACCCCAAATGGTGGACCTGATATATGATGAGATCATTAGCATCAGCGACGCTGAGTCTGGGCACGCAGTCGGTTTTGCCTTTAGGACGCGGGCCTCGGGGGAACTAGTATTGAGATATGAGCGAGGAGCGAGTTTGGTTGCGCGTGGGCAACCTCTGAATTATGCAACAACATCGTGCTGGCCTAGTAGACGTCTCGTCCAACAGGCCACACTACTCTAGCTAGCTAGCTTTCGAAACAACCCAGCAAACGCCATCGCTATGTAACCATATACTGTACAGGTTCTCCCCATGTGCGGCCCTTTGCGCCATCGGAGACACGGACGCGACCCGATGCTTTTATGTAGTCCTCGTGTCGCTCAGTCGGACTGAGTATTGGCCCAGACTAGTAGTTTTGGGGTCGAGGGTGAGAGTCGCTTTCCCGCTCAGGGCACTTGCTTGTCGAGGaactccttggcctcgttgacCTTTGTCGCGAGGTatgggctgccgccgcgatCGGGGTGGTTGAGCAGCATAAGCGTGCGGTGTGCCTTGCGGACCTTTTCCTTGCTGAGGGAGCGCTCACTGTACATTTCCAAAAATTGTTAGCATGCGATTTCTTGTGTCTAGTCAACTTTttgcctcgccgcgccggagcACGCGGCAACTTGGGCCGTAGGAGAAGGTAGGAACAGAGTGGAGGGAAGCGAAAAAGTATGGTATAGGTACAGAGTGGGAAATGGGGCGGAGCCGTGACGTACTTGAGAGACAGGATGAGGGACGCCTCCTTCTTGTTCATCTTGGGCTCGAAGCCGCCCTTGTAAAAGGCCttgcccatggcgccgacgcccccgcgggagcgccgccatgcgACGAGTCCGGCGCGGCCCTGTGCGACGAGTCGACGGTTAGCGTTGGGGTTCTTTTTGGTATATGTAtagctctctctctctctctctctctctctctctctctctcgcgcgcgcgcgcacgcgaAATCACATCGTGTCGTTCAAAAGAGGAACGAAGAAAGCTGTCCCGCAAACAAAAaacagctgctgctgctcgtgctTGCGCGGGCGGAAAGGGGCTTCGGTGGCGGGAACGTACGAGGAaggctgcggccgcggcgccggcgccccaTGCGAACACTGAGGCCATCGTGGGCGGGCGcttttgttgttgttgggagggagggagggaggtggtcGTGCTGTCGAAAGATTtgcagacgggcgggcggcgaggcggggggaggggggaagggacCCTGACTTCCCGGGAATGCTGAGGCGGCGATTTGGCGTCTGGCTTCTCGGAATCTTGCGACTTGAAGTTTTGCGACCCGCGGTCGGAAGGGGTCGGGCGGAGTGATGGTTTCTCCGGGGCCGGGAACTGGATGGGGCTTGGGGCTGCATGTGCTGCCAGTCACCGTGATGAAAGGGCCCCACATCCGATCTCGCGTGCTCCAGCAGGGGACGTGAAGCTGTGCACTTATATCTCTTTTATTTCACTTCTATATCCAAAAGACAGAGATCTATCATTTACATTCTCTGACGCTCGGCCGCAAGTGAcatgcgccgctgctcgccaaTGCATGGCTAGCAGCCGAGACCCTCGCATGGGTCAACAGCACTTAACGTGCAACAGCTCCCGGCAAGACTGAAGGTCTTTCCGCACCCACGCTTGCGCCTTGGCATACCTTCAATCATACCGGGTTTCCGGCAGATATCATTGACCGTTGAGGCCCGGCGTAAGCGCGGCACCGCTGCGGATCGGTCGTGGGTAAATAGCTTTGTGAGCCAGTTGGGTTCTTTGAGGTCATGATCTGACTGACGTCTCATCTTATGTCGGATTCCTGTGCGGGAATCCGACATACCACTCGAACTTCATCTCCGACTCGAAGAATTGCACCAATAGGGCCGGCAGTGGCGTACTGTCCAAAGACCGGTTTGTCTAGTCCATACAGTCAGCGCGATGCACTGCGAAAGGCATGCAGTGTCAGACGTACGGGGAATAGCACTGTTTACCCGCCGGTCCTTTGCCAATAGGCCGTACAATTGCTGATCTCGTGGCGCTGCTTTGCCAGTCTTGAGGTCCACATTCAGGCTGAGGCAGCGCGGGGTTCGAAATATGCAGCGAATAGTGGCCTTGTGAAGATCTGAACCTGGCGATGAGACGAACAATTTCCCCCACTCATCCTCGTCCCAGGCCCCGACACCCGGGCCAACGTCGATGTGAATGTTTGGACGGAGCCGGATAATGACGTCTTGATCGCGCACGCCCGTGGGGAGCCGGGACAGCGCGTCAGCCGCTGAGGCCGTTGACGTCACTAAGAGAGGCGACGCGTCTGCAAATCGGATGCGTTGAATGGTAGATTTGCCATTTTCGCCGGCTTGCTTAGTCTTGAACGATATGTGCGGCTGCTTGAGACCCGTAGCGCCAGGAATGTCGCGGCTTCCATCGCCCGCTATGTACAGCAACTTGACAGGCATGTCAAGGTGTTTGCTGAAAAaggcggcggggccgtcTCCCATATCTACGCCGGCGGCTCTGGTACCGAAGATGCTGACTTGATAAGTTCTGGACTTGACGCAGGAAAGGGGCGATGGTGTGAGAGGTATGGTCATGGACGTCTGTGGCTCGGCTAGAGTATGCGTGATAGTGAGACGAGACCAGTCGTCGCTGATGGACGGTTGGAAGAGGCACATGCGAAACGTCGTCTTGATGGTCAGGTGCTCTGCAACCGAGTCCTCCTTCAGCCCAGGCGGCGCCTTGATGAGGACATACTGGCGATCGAAGCGCAGGCCTTCGCTCGTGATCTCGGCCATGGACACCTCGACGGGCAGCATGGACTTGACAGGATAGATGAACAGCTAATCAAGGTGACGAtgtgtcagtcagtcggGTCCAACGGCGGGGAGAGCAGATTCGCTCACCCGCTGAATCTTCATCGCGACTGCCTTGTTCGCCTGTCGCGGGCTGTCTCGGGAGGCATCGGCGTCTGCTTTGATGCCAGACTCGACACaagtcgaggccgccggtgGTCGGTCGGATCCGACGGGGTCCGAGTCCCCGCTCATGCGGGACGAGGTGCGTGAATGTGTTGCCGTGGGTAATGAAGATGGGTTCGCGGCATGGCGTCGCCACCGACGATGTTGACGAGAAGCTGTGCCCAGCAGGCGTCGGCTATGAGACGAGGTGGTTTGCGCATGTCATCTCAGAAGGTTTTACTAGGTAGGGTAGGGGAGGTGGGTGCATGCTTATGCGTATGTGAGAGTGTGCCTGTGTGCGGACATGATGATGGAATGGAAGCCTCCCCTGCCTGCCAGTGGCCGCTCGGTCGCTGAcaaggatggatggatttgCGATCGACTGGGTCTGGCCCCTTGCCTGGCTGGGGCGCCCTCCGCTGTGAGATCCCTGGGCGAGGTGTCCGAGGGGCGGGCACTTCAGCAAATGGCATGGCGTCGCTGCAACGGATGCCCCGTAGCGCCCTCCCGGCGTTGaatgcgccgcggcggacaACAAACACTGCCCGCCCGATCGCACCAGTCCCCGGGATGCACCCGtcaggcggcgggggcctGGGGCTGGGCGCGGACCCTCCCTGATCATGAAGTGCTCCAGCTGGAGGTTCCAGGCTCCTTCCATGCTTCCTTCCCGCCCGTGCACCTGCTTCTGGGCGGCGGTAGCGCCTGCCAGTCAACCAGACTTCAGCTCATTGGAAGCATGAACcgcccacctcgcctcgccctcgccaatGCCTTCCGTATTGGGAAGGCTCCAGCgagcccacccgcccgcaaCGAAGCTCCAGCGTCGCGCGCCCGTCTGTTCCACCTGCCCCGCCACAGCCCGGAAACTCGTCCGTTGTTGTAACACTCACTTGCAACCAAACCGTCCCAGTCGAACCTCCCTCTTGCAGCTTGCTTGTTTGTCAGCCTCACAGCCCGTTCGTCAGACCCTCTGCATGCCGAATGAGCGTTCTCACAGCTGCTGGCAacaggcgacggcgcgggtAATGACTTGCCAGCCCTACAGGCGGCCTCACCACTGACGCAAGACGTGCACGGCGGCCCCGAACATCGACGTCGGCCCGGCTGCAAGGACGTCCGCCTTACCCACCAtcgtgctcggcgacgccatcataTCTTCACGACGCCTACATAACAGGCCCCGGAGACACAAACCCTGACTCATCTCACACTTGAATGCCCTGTTTCGATCTTCGGTGCACAGGCTCCGTGTCGAAAATCCATCCAGGCCACGTCCTCGCACATCATGACGGGACTAGGCATTGCGCCCGTTCCCTGCACTCGCTGTAAGACTCGTCGAGTCAAGGTAAAAGGCCTTTCCGTATCCCAATCATGTCGCCTCCGGCTAAGAAGCCTTACAGTGCGACAAACGCCAGCCCGGATGCGCACGATGCGAAAAGTCGGCACAGCCGTGCCCGGGCTACAACCGTGTTCGCAAGTTCCTCGATGAGGGCGAGAACCTGCGTCACAAGATTGCCAAGGGCACCAACTCACGACGATCTGAGAGTAGCACCGCCTCCGTTGTTCGGAACGGCACCCCGGTTCATGCTTCCAGCTCGGTGAAGCAAGACTCACCCAAGCCGCCATCTGTCCCCTCACCACGGCCGCGCACCGACGACACCAATGGCGCCGGCATAGATCCAGCACTCATACATGGGTACAGCCCATTGGCAGGCGGTCAGCCAAAACCTGAGGACGTCTATCCCCTCAACGTCCACCCAACTCCGCCTATTGCCATGATCACTCCTCCGAGTTTCTCTGATCTCGACTTTGAGGCGGCCTACTTCGACATTGATCCTCAAGTCTATTACGCCGACCCCATCAACTGCTGCCTCCTCATCCCGGACGCGTCCCatgctgatgacgatgacTTTGTGGATGTCACGCAGACGGCTTCTTCTATGCTCAGCCCCATTACATCGTTTGATCCGTCGATACATTCAG belongs to Purpureocillium takamizusanense chromosome 1, complete sequence and includes:
- a CDS encoding uncharacterized protein (COG:S~EggNog:ENOG503NXMH) gives rise to the protein MVTYKRPDNELIGRMNRLSMALGTEVTLCPRDETDGDGDNDPAPNDTKKDEMDWEQSQFVTSEVTMSITRAVDEGMRLDERASRTTRVRADTASSSGLFCPWKTIKAYPYRFIGKRNRPRAVPFFEDILKGRLWDFYYLHDPRNPDKKPHLLVPTVQFEAFLCGINRELDTQLTIPPGQNRHKFGFNFEERGRMPRPRYLARSENQDSLQHIDWPKFAEEDAVGFNEASEADQAAFVKEFDRLLVPNPITHSERTLDRARQKAFDRRAMMEQVQKHLGLELTEDTLRLRPVFICVDIEALEDPPHPVSEVGIAILDAEKIRIIGSGTSGSNWWPSVKCIHLRTEEYRDLKNHKYVQGCPRDFNFGASLFPRQEDLALHIRRIVGRISDDGRRDLLFVAHDTKQDLKFLHRIGVDFMALPGVVGEIDTVTLHQEWRNSNDARSLRTMLSDLGIDYSNLHNAGNDAMYTMRAMLGLATEALRKSSAEARGENISDAESGHAVGFAFRTRASGELVLRYERGASLVARGQPLNYATTSCWPSRRLVQQATLL
- a CDS encoding uncharacterized protein (COG:S~EggNog:ENOG503NXMH), encoding MRDEPTSSRSDLASYYLHDPRNPDKKPHLLVPTVQFEAFLCGINRELDTQLTIPPGQNRHKFGFNFEERGRMPRPRYLARSENQDSLQHIDWPKFAEEDAVGFNEASEADQAAFVKEFDRLLVPNPITHSERTLDRARQKAFDRRAMMEQVQKHLGLELTEDTLRLRPVFICVDIEALEDPPHPVSEVGIAILDAEKIRIIGSGTSGSNWWPSVKCIHLRTEEYRDLKNHKYVQGCPRDFNFGASLFPRQEDLALHIRRIVGRISDDGRRDLLFVAHDTKQDLKFLHRIGVDFMALPGVVGEIDTVTLHQEWRNSNDARSLRTMLSDLGIDYSNLHNAGNDAMYTMRAMLGLATEALRKSSAEARGEKYVPHFWLTGSRWEDPKWWT
- the PAM18 gene encoding mitochondrial import inner membrane translocase subunit TIM14 (COG:O~EggNog:ENOG503P48T), which produces MASVFAWGAGAAAAAFLGRAGLVAWRRSRGGVGAMGKAFYKGGFEPKMNKKEASLILSLNERSLSKEKVRKAHRTLMLLNHPDRGGSPYLATKVNEAKEFLDKQVP
- a CDS encoding uncharacterized protein (COG:S~EggNog:ENOG503NY6Q), with the protein product MSGDSDPVGSDRPPAASTCVESGIKADADASRDSPRQANKAVAMKIQRLFIYPVKSMLPVEVSMAEITSEGLRFDRQYVLIKAPPGLKEDSVAEHLTIKTTFRMCLFQPSISDDWSRLTITHTLAEPQTSMTIPLTPSPLSCVKSRTYQVSIFGTRAAGVDMGDGPAAFFSKHLDMPVKLLYIAGDGSRDIPGATGLKQPHISFKTKQAGENGKSTIQRIRFADASPLLVTSTASAADALSRLPTGVRDQDVIIRLRPNIHIDVGPGVGAWDEDEWGKLFVSSPGSDLHKATIRCIFRTPRCLSLNVDLKTGKAAPRDQQLYGLLAKDRRVNSAIPHKPVFGQYATAGPIGAILRVGDEVRVVCRIPAQESDIR